DNA from Synergistaceae bacterium:
AAAAGTCATTACTGAACTAGTACGAGCACTAACGGATTTAATCCGTACACTTAAGCGTTAATTGTCTTCACTTTCGGGCTTGTTGCCGTTGTGGGGATGTCAGAAACCCCGCTCCGGTCAGCCTGATTTATTAAGATAATGTCCGAAACCTCTCCCGGACGACTTAATTAAATTATACACCATTCAAAAAATTTTATTTTCGCGATTTCAATATTATGATGATAAAATATTTCTCGGAGAGGCGTTCTAGCTTTATCGGAACGAGGCTCGCCAGGGGACACTTCCTGCAAGCCTATATTGGCCGAAAGGAGGTGAAAGCCAGTGAAGGATTTTCTCGACAGAATGATAGAACTGCTACAGTACATTTCTGTTGCTGCAACAGTCCTTGAAATTCTTTTAAGGGTGATTCGACACTGTTTCACCCATTAAGGTATGATCTTTGTTTGTTGTAATGAAGGCTTACTGAGGTGGGGTCTCCTCCCCGCTTCGGCCCGCCTTTGCAGTTCATTCGGTGCGACCTCTTCCGCGTCGAATTGATATAATTATACACCATTCACATATATAATAATTACAGGGAGAAATATATTTATTATGATTTCGTCAAAACATTTTGTATTACATTCAAATTGGCCGCCTTCAGGAGATCAGCCCGAAGCTATTGACTCACTGACTCAAAGCATAATCGCCGGGAATAAATTTCAGACTTTAATGGGAGTTACAGGCAGCGGCAAAACTTTCACGATCGCAAATGTAATAGCAAATTTAAATCGTCCTGCGCTCGTATTAGCTCATAATAAGACTTTGGCAGCTCAATTATACAGCGAGTTTAAAAATTTCTTCCCGGAAAATGCCGTGCGTTATTTCGTGAGCTATTATGATTATTACCAGCCTGAAGCCTATATTCCTTCAAGTGATACTTACATAGAGAAAGATGCGTCAGTTAATGACAGAATAGAGCGATTAAGACTCTCGGCTACTAAGGCACTTATTGAAAGAAGGGACGTTATAATTGTCGCAAGTGTTTCATGTATTTACGGGCTTGGACTGCGAGAAAATTACGAGAACGCTATAATTTCATTTAGAGTAAATGACAGAATAGATCAGCGCGATTTCCTTTCTGACCTCGTCAAAAATTATTATGAACGCAGCGACTACACTCCAGAGCCCGGCAAATTCAGAGTCAGGGGCGACACTGTAGAGATATTCCCCGCCTATGAAGATGAGTCATGTATTCGCGTAACTTTCTTTGATGACGAAATAGAACGCATTGATTTAACTCAGCCATTGACCGGCCATATAATAGAAAGCGTAAAGGAAGCCTCGATATTTCCTGCGCAGCATTATGTAACTGAATCTGACTCGATTAATAAATCAATCCCCCTAATAAAAGCTGAATTATCAAAAATTGAAGAAAATTTTATCTCACAGGGCAAATTAATCGAAGCTCAACGAATCAAAATGAGGACTCTATATGATCTCGAAATGTTACAGGAGGCCGGCTACTGTTCAGGAATCGAAAATTATTCGGTCTATCTTGATGGACGCAAGAAAGGAGACCCGCCGGGGACTTTGATAGATTTCTTCCCAAGTGATTTTATTATGATAGTTGATGAGTCACATATAACTTTGCCGCAGGTTAACGGCATGTCAAACGGGGACAGCGCGCGGAAAAAATCTCTTGTAGAAAACGGTTTCAGGCTCCCTTCATGCTTAGATAACAGGCCTCTCAAGTGGCACGAGTTCGAATCACGAATCAATCAGGCAATTTTTGTGTCAGCTACTCCGGGCGATTATGAGTTAAAAGAGTCTTCTAAAATTGTCGAGCAGTTAATCAGACCCACCGGAATCCCTGACCCTGAAGTCGAAATTTTACCCGCAAAAACTCAAATTGATGACTTAATAGATAAATTACGAGACAGCGTTAATAAACATGAGCGCGCTTTAGTTCTCACTCTCACAAAAAAATCTTCTGAAGACTTAGCGGACTATTTAAGCGAATTAAAATTTAGAGTCAAATATATTCATTCTGAGTTAAATACTTTTGAGCGGGCCGAATTAATACGGGATTTGCGGGCAGGACAAATTGATGTCTTAGTCGGAATTAATTTACTGCGCGAGGGAATGGATCTCCCTGAAGTTACACTTGTTGCAATTCTTGACGCTGATAGAGAGGGCTATTTGCGCTCATATAGATCACTGATTCAAATTATGGGACGTGCAGCGCGAAATATTGGCAGCAAGATAATTTTATACGCCGATATAATAACA
Protein-coding regions in this window:
- the uvrB gene encoding excinuclease ABC subunit UvrB, with amino-acid sequence MISSKHFVLHSNWPPSGDQPEAIDSLTQSIIAGNKFQTLMGVTGSGKTFTIANVIANLNRPALVLAHNKTLAAQLYSEFKNFFPENAVRYFVSYYDYYQPEAYIPSSDTYIEKDASVNDRIERLRLSATKALIERRDVIIVASVSCIYGLGLRENYENAIISFRVNDRIDQRDFLSDLVKNYYERSDYTPEPGKFRVRGDTVEIFPAYEDESCIRVTFFDDEIERIDLTQPLTGHIIESVKEASIFPAQHYVTESDSINKSIPLIKAELSKIEENFISQGKLIEAQRIKMRTLYDLEMLQEAGYCSGIENYSVYLDGRKKGDPPGTLIDFFPSDFIMIVDESHITLPQVNGMSNGDSARKKSLVENGFRLPSCLDNRPLKWHEFESRINQAIFVSATPGDYELKESSKIVEQLIRPTGIPDPEVEILPAKTQIDDLIDKLRDSVNKHERALVLTLTKKSSEDLADYLSELKFRVKYIHSELNTFERAELIRDLRAGQIDVLVGINLLREGMDLPEVTLVAILDADREGYLRSYRSLIQIMGRAARNIGSKIILYADIITESINKAVNETKRRRERQIEFNKANNITPKSITKDIADLLPPELITAYESSKSGIKESGTHKKSANKLTLKELERAMWEAVEKLDFERAAVIRDTINEIKKGE